Proteins encoded within one genomic window of Gigantopelta aegis isolate Gae_Host chromosome 2, Gae_host_genome, whole genome shotgun sequence:
- the LOC121388788 gene encoding DNA/RNA-binding protein KIN17-like yields MTKEHQFQLLAFAEDPLTFTEKYSTAFEKGFLHVLKTKFGSDGVSPTKVYKQYISCEKCIYLNATRWNTLSEFVRHIEKSHKCVVHHRKKGRLLRLKSEESECTQRKRKFVPEDDEARWKVVEAGINAIVGQNRFTLSPETTNAVNVAVDENRATVLMDQPKGKQVKVRPKITMKLVKRIYNTERITPNSLTDEVSHCPAAEIVSDEEPDVSSSTFRKTFRHKISLARRPRTAKETSTLKRKSALDIIMEHEEAEKEQFNRKDYWLHPGIVVKVTTHKLGDKYINKKAVVLQLVDAYTAMIQMLSSGGVLYVDQEHVVSVLPSCKKHVRIVNGAYRNQVVILKEVMPHGCSVSICAGPFNGRVLTGVRSKDICKIHHPK; encoded by the coding sequence ATGACAAAGGAGCACCAGTTTCAGTTGTTAGCATTTGCAGAAGATCCACTAACGTTCACTGAAAAGTACTCGACTGCTTTTGAAAAGGGATTTCTTCatgtgttaaaaacaaaatttggatCTGATGGAGTTAGTCCCACTAAAGTATACAAACAATACATTTCTTGTGAAAAATGCATCTACTTGAATGCTACGCGCTGGAACACACTTTCAGAATTTGTCCGCCATATCGAGAAGAGTCATAAGTGTGTTGTTCACCACAGAAAGAAAGGTCGTCTGCTGAGACTGAAATCAGAGGAAAGCGAATGCactcaaagaaaaagaaaatttgtaCCCGAGGACGACGAAGCCAGATGGAAGGTGGTAGAAGCTGGAATAAACGCCATTGTAGGCCAGAATAGATTTACTTTATCACCAGAAACAACAAATGCAGTAAATGTCGCTGTAGATGAGAATAGGGCTACAGTTTTAATGGACCAGCCAAAGGGAAAACAAGTCAAAGTTAGACCCAAGATTACAATGAAACTGGTAAAAAGAATTTATAACACAGAACGTATTACACCAAATTCATTAACAGATGAGGTATCACATTGTCCAGCTGCAGAAATTGTATCTGATGAGGAACCGGATGTTTCTAGTTCAACATTTAGGAAAACTTTCAGACACAAAATCAGTCTCGCAAGACGCCCTAGAACAGCAAAGGAAACGTCGACCCTAAAAAGAAAATCTGCACTAGACATCATTATGGAACACGAAGAGGCTGAAAAGGAACAGTTTAACAGGAAGGACTACTGGTTGCATCCTGGGATCGTTGTTAAAGTCACCACACATAAGTTAGGTGACAAATATATTAACAAGAAGGCTGTAGTGCTTCAACTCGTTGATGCCTACACCGCAATGATTCAGATGCTGAGCAGTGGAGGTGTGTTGTACGTGGACCAAGAGCACGTGGTGTCCGTGCTCCCGTCATGCAAGAAGCACGTGCGGATTGTCAACGGAGCGTACCGGAACCAAGTCGTCATTCTAAAAGAGGTGATGCCACATGGATGTTCGGTGTCAATATGTGCCGGACCTTTTAATGGAAGAGTTTTAACTGGTGTACGATCAAAGGATATTTGTAAAATACACCATCCAAAATAa